One window from the genome of Pseudomonas frederiksbergensis encodes:
- the ccoN gene encoding cytochrome-c oxidase, cbb3-type subunit I yields MNTSISTAYNYKVVRQFAIMTVVWGIVGMGLGVFLAAQLVWPQLNFDLPWTSFGRLRPLHTNAVIFAFGGCALFASSFYSVQRTCQTQLFAPKLAAFCFWGWQLVILLAAISLPLGYTSSKEYAELEWPIDILITIVWVAYAIVFFGTVAKRNTKHIYVGNWFFGGFILTVAILHIVNNLELPVSFTKSYSVYAGATDAMVQWWYGHNAVGFFLTAGFLGMMYYFVPKQAERPVYSYRLSIVHFWALITLYIWAGPHHLHYTALPDWAQSLGMVMSLILLAPSWGGMINGMMTLSGAWHKLRSDPILRFLVVSLAFYGMSTFEGPMMAIKTVNALSHYTDWTIGHVHAGALGWVAMISIGALYHMIPKVFGRTQMHSIGLINAHFWLATIGTVLYIASMWVNGIAQGLMWRAVNEDGTLTYSFVETLVASHPGFIVRLAGGAIFLLGMLLMAYNTWRTVRAYQPAEAAAAAQMA; encoded by the coding sequence ATGAACACTTCTATCAGTACCGCCTACAACTACAAGGTGGTCCGCCAATTCGCCATTATGACGGTGGTGTGGGGCATCGTCGGCATGGGGCTCGGGGTTTTTCTCGCCGCCCAATTGGTCTGGCCACAGCTCAATTTCGATTTGCCCTGGACCAGCTTCGGCCGCCTGCGTCCGCTGCACACCAACGCGGTGATCTTCGCCTTCGGTGGCTGCGCCCTGTTCGCCAGTTCGTTCTACTCGGTGCAACGCACCTGCCAGACCCAGCTGTTTGCGCCGAAACTCGCCGCGTTCTGCTTCTGGGGCTGGCAACTGGTGATCCTGCTGGCGGCCATCAGCCTGCCGCTGGGCTACACCAGTTCCAAGGAGTACGCCGAACTGGAATGGCCGATCGACATCCTGATCACCATCGTCTGGGTGGCCTACGCCATCGTGTTCTTCGGCACCGTGGCCAAGCGCAACACCAAGCACATCTACGTCGGTAACTGGTTCTTCGGCGGGTTCATCCTGACTGTGGCGATCCTGCACATCGTCAACAACCTGGAACTGCCGGTGAGCTTCACCAAATCCTACTCGGTGTACGCCGGGGCTACGGATGCGATGGTGCAATGGTGGTACGGTCATAACGCCGTGGGCTTCTTCCTCACCGCAGGCTTCCTGGGGATGATGTATTACTTCGTGCCGAAACAGGCCGAACGTCCGGTGTATTCCTATCGCCTGTCCATCGTGCACTTCTGGGCACTGATCACCCTGTACATCTGGGCCGGCCCGCACCACCTGCACTACACCGCGCTGCCGGATTGGGCGCAGTCGTTGGGCATGGTGATGTCGCTGATCCTGCTGGCGCCGAGCTGGGGCGGCATGATCAACGGCATGATGACCCTCTCGGGCGCCTGGCATAAGTTGCGCAGCGACCCGATCCTGCGGTTCCTGGTGGTGTCCCTGGCGTTCTACGGCATGTCGACCTTCGAAGGTCCGATGATGGCGATCAAGACCGTCAACGCCCTCTCCCACTACACCGACTGGACCATCGGCCACGTACACGCCGGCGCGCTCGGCTGGGTGGCGATGATTTCCATCGGTGCGCTGTACCACATGATTCCGAAGGTCTTCGGTCGCACGCAGATGCACAGCATCGGCCTGATCAACGCGCATTTCTGGCTCGCGACCATCGGCACCGTGCTCTACATCGCCTCGATGTGGGTCAACGGCATCGCCCAGGGCCTGATGTGGCGTGCAGTGAACGAGGACGGCACGCTCACTTACTCCTTCGTCGAAACCCTGGTGGCCAGCCACCCTGGCTTCATCGTGCGGCTGGCGGGTGGGGCGATTTTCCTCCTCGGCATGCTGCTGATGGCCTACAACACCTGGCGCACCGTGCGGGCCTACCAGCCTGCCGAAGCCGCCGCTGCCGCGCAGATGGCCTGA
- the ccoO gene encoding cytochrome-c oxidase, cbb3-type subunit II gives MKHEAVEKNIGLLAFFMVIAVSIGGLTQIVPLFFQDVTNKPVEGMKPRTALELEGRDVYIANGCVGCHSQMIRPFRAETERYGHYSVAGESVWDHPFLWGSKRTGPDLARVGGRYSDDWQRAHLYNPRNVVPESKMPAYPFLVENKLDGKDTAKKMEVLRSLGVPYTDEDIAGARDAVKGKTEMDALVAYLQGLGTIIKSKR, from the coding sequence ATGAAGCACGAAGCAGTAGAGAAGAATATCGGCCTGCTGGCCTTCTTCATGGTCATCGCCGTGAGCATCGGCGGCCTGACCCAGATCGTTCCGCTGTTCTTCCAGGACGTGACCAACAAGCCGGTCGAAGGCATGAAGCCACGCACCGCCCTTGAACTGGAAGGGCGCGACGTCTACATCGCCAACGGTTGTGTCGGCTGCCACTCGCAGATGATCCGTCCGTTCCGCGCCGAGACCGAACGCTACGGCCACTACTCGGTCGCCGGCGAAAGCGTCTGGGACCATCCGTTCCTGTGGGGTTCCAAGCGTACCGGTCCGGACCTGGCCCGTGTTGGCGGCCGCTACTCCGACGACTGGCAGCGTGCGCACTTGTACAACCCGCGCAACGTCGTGCCTGAGTCGAAAATGCCGGCCTACCCGTTCCTCGTAGAAAACAAGCTCGACGGCAAAGACACCGCCAAGAAAATGGAAGTCCTGCGCTCCCTGGGCGTTCCCTACACCGACGAAGACATCGCCGGTGCCCGGGATGCCGTCAAGGGCAAGACTGAAATGGACGCGCTGGTGGCCTATCTGCAAGGCCTGGGCACCATCATCAAAAGCAAACGGTGA
- the ccoP gene encoding cytochrome-c oxidase, cbb3-type subunit III — MTTFWSLYVTVLSLGTIFALTWLLLSTRKGQRSEATEETVGHSFDGIEEYDNPLPKWWFMLFVGTIIFALGYLVLYPGLGNWKGLLPGYNYLDTEKQTAFANGQTGWTGVHEWEKEMARSDAKFGPIFAKFASMPIEEVAKDPQALKMGGRLFASNCSVCHGSDAKGAYGFPNLTDADWRWGGEPETIKTTIMGGRHAVMPGWAAVVGEQGVADVAAYVVTSLHGRKLPEGAKADPANGQKLFAANCVACHGPAGKGTPAMGAPDLTHPAGFIYGSSFAQLQQTIRYGRQGQMPAQADLQGNDKVHLLAAYVYSLSHGEKAPAADAQ, encoded by the coding sequence ATGACTACGTTCTGGAGTCTGTACGTCACAGTCCTCAGCCTGGGAACGATCTTCGCCCTGACCTGGCTGCTGCTGTCGACCCGCAAGGGCCAGCGCAGCGAAGCCACCGAGGAAACGGTTGGCCACTCCTTCGACGGGATCGAGGAGTACGACAACCCCCTGCCGAAATGGTGGTTCATGCTGTTCGTGGGCACCATCATTTTCGCCCTCGGCTACTTGGTGCTCTACCCTGGCCTGGGCAACTGGAAAGGCCTGCTGCCAGGCTATAACTACCTGGACACCGAAAAGCAGACCGCCTTCGCCAACGGCCAGACCGGCTGGACCGGTGTGCACGAGTGGGAAAAGGAAATGGCCCGTTCGGATGCCAAGTTCGGCCCGATCTTCGCCAAGTTCGCTTCCATGCCGATCGAAGAAGTCGCCAAGGATCCGCAAGCCCTGAAAATGGGTGGCCGCCTGTTCGCCTCCAACTGCTCGGTCTGCCACGGTTCCGACGCCAAGGGTGCCTACGGCTTCCCGAACCTGACCGACGCCGACTGGCGCTGGGGTGGCGAGCCGGAAACCATCAAGACCACCATCATGGGCGGTCGGCATGCCGTCATGCCGGGCTGGGCTGCCGTGGTTGGCGAACAAGGCGTCGCCGACGTGGCCGCCTATGTGGTGACCAGCCTACACGGTCGCAAACTGCCGGAAGGCGCCAAGGCCGATCCGGCCAACGGCCAGAAGCTGTTCGCAGCCAACTGCGTGGCTTGCCACGGTCCAGCCGGCAAAGGCACGCCTGCCATGGGCGCTCCCGACCTGACGCACCCGGCCGGTTTCATCTACGGTTCGAGCTTCGCGCAACTGCAGCAGACCATCCGCTACGGTCGCCAAGGCCAGATGCCGGCCCAGGCCGATCTGCAAGGCAACGACAAGGTGCACCTGTTGGCCGCCTACGTCTACAGCCTGTCCCACGGCGAAAAGGCTCCGGCCGCTGACGCTCAGTAA
- the ccoP gene encoding cytochrome-c oxidase, cbb3-type subunit III — MTTFWSTWICVLTIGSLIGLTWLLIGTRKGETKGSVDQTMGHSFDGIEEYDNPLPQWWFLLFAGTLVFSVGYLVLYPGLGNWKGILPGYENGWTGAHEWEKEMAKADARFGPIFAKFSAMPVEEVAKDPQALKMGSRLFASNCSVCHGSDAKGAFGFPNLADSTWRWGGNAETIKATIMGGRMAAMPAWGEVLGDAGVKNVAAYVRHDLAGLPLPADSGADLQAGQQAFNATCVACHGANGQGTEAMGAPNLTQPAGFIYGTSLAQLQQTIRHGRQGHMPAQNELLGNDKVQLLAAYVYSLSHGAGTERLQAENKSE, encoded by the coding sequence ATGACCACTTTCTGGAGTACGTGGATCTGCGTACTGACCATTGGCAGCCTCATCGGCCTGACCTGGCTGCTGATCGGCACCCGCAAGGGCGAGACCAAGGGTAGCGTCGACCAGACCATGGGCCACAGCTTCGATGGCATCGAGGAATACGACAACCCGCTGCCACAATGGTGGTTCCTGCTGTTTGCCGGCACCCTGGTATTTTCTGTCGGCTACCTGGTCCTCTACCCAGGCCTGGGCAACTGGAAAGGGATCCTGCCCGGCTATGAAAATGGTTGGACCGGCGCCCACGAATGGGAAAAGGAAATGGCCAAGGCCGACGCCAGGTTCGGGCCGATCTTCGCCAAGTTCTCGGCGATGCCGGTGGAAGAAGTCGCCAAGGATCCGCAGGCCTTGAAAATGGGCAGCCGCTTGTTCGCATCCAACTGCTCGGTCTGCCATGGCTCGGACGCCAAGGGCGCCTTCGGCTTCCCGAACCTGGCTGACAGTACCTGGCGCTGGGGCGGTAATGCCGAGACCATCAAGGCGACCATCATGGGGGGTCGCATGGCGGCGATGCCGGCCTGGGGCGAAGTGCTGGGAGACGCCGGGGTCAAGAACGTTGCGGCCTATGTACGTCACGATCTGGCCGGCCTGCCCTTGCCTGCCGACAGCGGTGCCGACCTGCAAGCCGGCCAGCAAGCGTTCAACGCCACTTGCGTCGCCTGCCACGGTGCCAACGGCCAGGGCACCGAAGCCATGGGCGCGCCAAACCTGACGCAACCGGCCGGCTTCATCTATGGCACCAGCCTGGCCCAACTGCAACAGACCATTCGCCATGGCCGCCAGGGCCATATGCCTGCGCAGAATGAACTGCTCGGCAATGACAAGGTGCAACTGCTCGCCGCTTACGTCTACAGCCTGTCCCACGGCGCCGGTACCGAGCGCCTGCAAGCCGAAAACAAAAGCGAATAA
- a CDS encoding cbb3-type cytochrome oxidase subunit 3, which yields MVFEMSTGMIRGLGTVVVFIAFIGLVLWVFSSKRGPEFAQARLLPFADEPPADMTPQDPAPRSTRP from the coding sequence ATGGTGTTTGAAATGAGTACTGGAATGATCCGCGGCCTGGGCACCGTCGTGGTGTTCATCGCCTTCATCGGCCTGGTCCTGTGGGTGTTCAGCAGCAAGCGCGGCCCGGAATTCGCCCAGGCACGCCTGCTGCCGTTCGCCGACGAACCGCCTGCTGACATGACCCCCCAAGACCCTGCACCAAGGAGTACCCGGCCATGA
- the ccoO gene encoding cytochrome-c oxidase, cbb3-type subunit II, whose amino-acid sequence MKHETIEKNVGLLMLLMVLAVSIGGLTQIVPLFFQDVTNKPVDGMKPYTALQLEGRDIYIREGCVGCHSQMIRPFRAETERYGHYSVAGESVWDHPFLWGSKRTGPDLARVGARYSDDWHRAHLYNPRNVVPESKMPAYPWLVTQAVDSSHTEGKLRAMRTLGVPYTDDDIAGSVASLKGKTEMDALVAYLQVLGTAIKSKR is encoded by the coding sequence ATGAAACACGAAACAATCGAAAAAAACGTCGGCCTGCTGATGCTGTTGATGGTCCTGGCCGTGAGCATCGGCGGCCTGACCCAGATCGTGCCGCTGTTCTTCCAGGACGTGACCAACAAGCCGGTGGATGGCATGAAGCCCTACACCGCCCTGCAATTGGAAGGCCGCGACATCTACATCCGTGAAGGCTGCGTCGGCTGCCACTCGCAGATGATCCGTCCGTTTCGCGCCGAGACCGAACGTTATGGCCACTACTCGGTGGCCGGTGAAAGCGTCTGGGATCACCCGTTCCTGTGGGGCTCCAAGCGCACCGGCCCGGACCTGGCCCGCGTCGGCGCGCGCTACTCCGATGACTGGCATCGCGCCCACTTGTACAACCCGCGCAACGTCGTGCCCGAGTCGAAAATGCCGGCCTACCCATGGTTGGTCACCCAAGCGGTCGACAGCAGCCACACCGAAGGCAAGCTGCGCGCCATGCGCACCCTCGGCGTGCCGTACACCGATGACGATATCGCGGGCAGCGTGGCCTCGCTCAAGGGCAAGACCGAAATGGACGCGCTGGTGGCCTACCTGCAAGTGCTCGGCACTGCCATCAAGAGCAAGAGGTGA
- the ccoN gene encoding cytochrome-c oxidase, cbb3-type subunit I, which translates to MSTAISPTAYNYKVVRQFAIMTVVWGILGMGLGVFIASQLVWPELNFDLPWTTFGRLRPLHTNLVIFAFGGCALFATSYYVVQRTCQTRLISDSLAAFTFWGWQAVIVGAIVTLPMGFTTTKEYAELEWPLAILLAIVWVTYGLVFFGTIVKRKTKHIYVGNWFYGAFIVVTAMLHIVNHASLPVSFFKSYSAYSGATDAMIQWWYGHNAVGFFLTTGFLGMMYYFVPKQAERPIYSYRLSIVHFWALITLYIWAGPHHLHYTALPDWAQSLGMAMSIILLAPSWGGMINGMMTLSGAWHKLRTDPILRFLVVSLAFYGMSTFEGPMMAIKTVNSLSHYTDWTIGHVHAGALGWVAMISIGAIYHMIPKLFGRTQMHSTGLINAHFWLATIGTVLYIASMWVNGITQGLMWRAINDDGTLTYSFVEALQASHPGFIVRALGGAFFASGMLLMAYNVYRTVRASDPAEAEAAAKIAVVGAH; encoded by the coding sequence ATGAGCACAGCAATCAGTCCGACTGCTTATAACTATAAGGTAGTCCGCCAGTTCGCCATCATGACGGTGGTCTGGGGGATCCTTGGCATGGGGCTCGGTGTCTTCATCGCCTCGCAACTGGTCTGGCCGGAGTTGAACTTCGATCTGCCATGGACGACATTTGGACGCCTGCGCCCGCTGCACACCAACCTGGTGATCTTCGCCTTCGGTGGTTGTGCGTTGTTTGCCACTTCTTACTATGTCGTGCAGCGAACCTGCCAGACGCGACTGATTTCCGACAGCCTCGCCGCCTTCACCTTCTGGGGTTGGCAAGCGGTGATCGTCGGCGCGATCGTGACCTTGCCAATGGGTTTCACCACCACCAAGGAATACGCGGAACTGGAATGGCCCCTGGCTATCCTGCTGGCGATCGTCTGGGTGACCTACGGTTTGGTGTTCTTTGGCACGATCGTCAAGCGCAAGACCAAGCACATCTATGTCGGCAACTGGTTCTACGGTGCCTTCATCGTCGTGACGGCCATGCTTCACATCGTCAACCACGCATCCCTGCCGGTCAGCTTCTTCAAGTCGTATTCCGCCTATTCGGGCGCGACCGACGCGATGATCCAGTGGTGGTACGGCCACAACGCCGTGGGCTTCTTCCTGACTACCGGCTTTTTGGGGATGATGTACTACTTCGTGCCGAAACAGGCCGAGCGTCCGATCTACTCCTATCGCCTGTCCATCGTGCACTTCTGGGCGTTGATCACCCTGTACATCTGGGCCGGTCCGCACCACCTGCACTACACCGCGTTGCCGGACTGGGCACAGTCGCTGGGCATGGCGATGTCGATCATCCTGCTGGCGCCAAGCTGGGGCGGCATGATCAACGGCATGATGACCCTGTCGGGCGCCTGGCATAAGCTGCGCACCGACCCGATCCTGCGCTTCCTTGTGGTATCGCTGGCGTTCTATGGCATGTCGACCTTCGAAGGCCCGATGATGGCCATCAAGACCGTCAACTCCCTGAGCCACTACACCGACTGGACCATCGGCCACGTACACGCCGGTGCACTCGGCTGGGTCGCGATGATTTCCATCGGCGCCATCTACCACATGATCCCGAAACTGTTCGGCCGCACGCAGATGCACAGCACCGGCCTGATCAACGCGCACTTCTGGCTCGCGACCATCGGCACCGTGCTCTACATCGCCTCGATGTGGGTCAACGGCATCACCCAGGGCCTGATGTGGCGCGCCATCAACGACGACGGCACCCTCACCTACTCGTTCGTCGAAGCGCTGCAAGCCAGCCACCCGGGCTTCATTGTCCGTGCCCTGGGCGGCGCGTTCTTCGCCAGCGGCATGCTGCTCATGGCCTACAACGTGTATCGCACCGTTCGTGCCTCTGACCCGGCTGAAGCTGAAGCCGCCGCCAAGATCGCCGTAGTTGGAGCTCACTGA
- a CDS encoding CcoQ/FixQ family Cbb3-type cytochrome c oxidase assembly chaperone produces the protein MDIGMIRGLGTVVVMVAFIGLALWVFSPKRKSEFDDATLLPFADDPEAIKHVEQASRSNKE, from the coding sequence ATGGATATCGGGATGATTCGTGGCTTGGGCACCGTCGTCGTGATGGTGGCCTTTATTGGCCTGGCCCTTTGGGTGTTCAGCCCCAAGCGCAAGTCGGAGTTTGACGACGCGACCTTGCTGCCGTTCGCGGATGATCCCGAAGCCATCAAGCACGTCGAGCAAGCTTCTAGGAGTAACAAAGAATGA